The Leptospirales bacterium sequence GTAGTTCCCCCGATTGTCAGCCTGCGCGGCGACGATCCGTTCAGTTCGGTAGCGCTGCTCGCCTTACTGGACACTCAAGCCCGCGTGAAACATCAACGCGCCGTCCTTGCGGATGAACGCGAACGTGCGGCCGGCTACATGGCTACTCTTTACTTCTGGAGTATTGTTGATGCAGTAGTCTATGGCCGGCTCGCCCTCCGGGAGGCGCGAGACCAGGAGCGAGGTTCGCATCTGGACTGGCAGCTGGCGCCGGCCGCCGAGCGTGTCGCCCTGATCTTTCGCCTCCGCTTCTGAGGTCGCGCCGCGCCTCCGCCGCTCTTCAGGCCGCAAGCTTAGAGCGTAATCTGCGCAATCAAGGGCAGGTGATCCGAGATCCGCTGCGTGTCTGCAGAGCGAACGCGATACTCGCCGAGACGGATCAACGGCGAGTAGAAAAGATAGTCAATGGTCCGATCCGGCCCGGTGGCGCGCGCTCCGTTGGGATAGTGGGTGAAAAACTCGCTGCGCCGCGGATTGTCTGGCGCCGTATCAGCGGCTGTAGGCGCTGCCTTAAATTCGGCATAGAGGGAAGCCAGTTCAGTTTCCGGTTTGTAGTAGGCCCGCTCCGATTCAGACATCAACTCGTAGGCGCCAGGCGGCAGCAGATTAAAGTCGCCGCTGAGCATCCATGGATGATGTTCCTCGGTTGTCTTGCGCAGCAGCAAACGCGATTCCTCGACTTGCAATTCCATCGTGTTGGTGCCCTGCGAAAAGGCGTCGAGGTGCGTGTTGAATACGATCAGATCAGCGGCGCCGGCGATTGGCATGTGCGTTTCCAGGATGGCCCGCTTCAGATTGAACTGCTGCATGAAGAAGTTCGATGGAATCAAGGCCAGCTGATGACGGCTCGCGCTGCTAATGCGATAGCGAGATATCGTCGCCAGCTTCATTCCAACAGCGCCCATGATGCGCGGATGCGGAATAAAGGAGGACTTGTGATAGAAGGCGTCCGTATAGCAGGCGTAATCCGCCGGCAGCCTCGCCAGCAACAACTTCAGCTGATCCTGATAGTCGGTGCGTTTTGATCCGTCGTCCAGTTCCTGGATATTCAGAATATCCGGGTTTTCGGCTACAATTACGCGAGCGACCTCATCCAGCGTAATGGCGATATCAGCGGACGATGGCCGTTCGTCCTTGCCCGATCCATCAAGGACATCATAATAGAAAACATAGTTTTTGCCGGCCATGTACTGTACATTCCAGTTCAGTATCTTCAGCCGTTGGCCTGGCTTTAGCTCCGGGGCGCTTGCCGGACAGACCACCTGTTCCTGCTCTATTTCCGCTGGATGATAGTTGGCCAGGTAGACAAAGGCCAGGAAGGCGGCGCTCAGTGCGCCGATTACAATCAGGAACCATTTGGCAATCTTCTTGAACATGGGGCCCTGAATGTCAGTTGCGTTACAGAACTCAAGGATATTCTGACGTCATCCGTCGCCCGACGGCGCCAGCAGGCTCGCCTTGACAGTGCGGCCGACCCTGTCTCCGCTTGCCGCCGGGGCATCCGCGCCAGCTCATGAATGACTTTCGTCCGCTTAGCGCCGACCAGCTGTTTCGCGCCGCCGACCCCCAGCTTGTTGGTTTCGAAACCACCGAGCTCGTCGAAGGCTTGCCCGACGGCTTTGGCCAGGAACGCGCCCAGGAGGCAATTCGCTTCGCCCTGGGAATCGACCGGCCGGGCTACAACCTCTACGTACTGGGGGACGCCGGCAGCGGTCGGCATACTGCAGTGCGCATGCTGCTGGAATCGCGCGCCGGCCAGGGCGCTCAGCCGGAGGACTGGGTTTATGTGAACAATTTCGGCGATCCCGGCAGGCCGCTGGCCATTTCACTGCCAGCCGGCCGCGGGGCGCAGTTCCGCGCAGACTTGCGCCGGTTCGTGACCGAGCTAAACGCTTCGGTCAACGCGGGCTTTGAAAGCGAGCGCTACACCATGCACATCGAGGCCATTCAACGCGAATACAAGGACCGCGAAGAAGCGGCCTTGCGCGAACTCGGTCGCACCGCCGCCGAACAGGGCGTCGCTTTGCTACGCACTCCTCAGGGTTTCATTTTCACGCCAATGAAAGGCGAGGAACCGATGGACCCCGGCGATCTTGCCAGCCTATCCGAGGAGGAGCGGGAACGCATTGGCAAGCTCATCGAAGGATTTCGCGATCGTCTGCAGGCGCTGTTGCGCCAGTTTCCGCGCTGGCAAAGCGAAATGCAGCAGCGAGTCCGCGAGGCGGGACGCGAGGCGCTGCAACTTGCGGTCGCCCACCTGGTGGATGCCTTAAAAGAGAAATATGCTGAACTCCCTACGATAATCTCCTATTTGAATGAAGTAATGAGCGATGTCGTCGAATCCGGCGAGGAACTGCGCGGTCGCGAAGGTCCGCGCAGCGAGGCGGATCTGGCGGCGCTGCTGCTGAGCGGACGCGTTACGGGCGATCGCTATCAGGCCAACCTGATCGTCGATCGCGATGGCGAGAGCGGGCCGCCGGTGGTCTTCGAAGACAATCCTGGATTTTCCAATCTGGTTGGTAGATTGGAACATATCATTCAATTTGGCGCCTCCGTTACTGGCTATTCCTTTATCCGCGCCGGCGCTCTGCATCGCGCCAACGGCGGTTATCTGATTCTGGACGCGGCCAGGGTTCTTGCGCAGCCGTTCTCCTGGGATGCATTGAAGCGTGCATTGAAGTCGGGCCAGATCAGGATTGAGTCGGAAAATCAGGCGCTCGGTCTGGGCGCCTCCTTGCCGATCGAGCCGCTGCCGATCCCGCTGAAACTCAAGGTCATACTGATTG is a genomic window containing:
- a CDS encoding endonuclease/exonuclease/phosphatase family protein, translating into MFKKIAKWFLIVIGALSAAFLAFVYLANYHPAEIEQEQVVCPASAPELKPGQRLKILNWNVQYMAGKNYVFYYDVLDGSGKDERPSSADIAITLDEVARVIVAENPDILNIQELDDGSKRTDYQDQLKLLLARLPADYACYTDAFYHKSSFIPHPRIMGAVGMKLATISRYRISSASRHQLALIPSNFFMQQFNLKRAILETHMPIAGAADLIVFNTHLDAFSQGTNTMELQVEESRLLLRKTTEEHHPWMLSGDFNLLPPGAYELMSESERAYYKPETELASLYAEFKAAPTAADTAPDNPRRSEFFTHYPNGARATGPDRTIDYLFYSPLIRLGEYRVRSADTQRISDHLPLIAQITL
- a CDS encoding AAA family ATPase, producing MNDFRPLSADQLFRAADPQLVGFETTELVEGLPDGFGQERAQEAIRFALGIDRPGYNLYVLGDAGSGRHTAVRMLLESRAGQGAQPEDWVYVNNFGDPGRPLAISLPAGRGAQFRADLRRFVTELNASVNAGFESERYTMHIEAIQREYKDREEAALRELGRTAAEQGVALLRTPQGFIFTPMKGEEPMDPGDLASLSEEERERIGKLIEGFRDRLQALLRQFPRWQSEMQQRVREAGREALQLAVAHLVDALKEKYAELPTIISYLNEVMSDVVESGEELRGREGPRSEADLAALLLSGRVTGDRYQANLIVDRDGESGPPVVFEDNPGFSNLVGRLEHIIQFGASVTGYSFIRAGALHRANGGYLILDAARVLAQPFSWDALKRALKSGQIRIESENQALGLGASLPIEPLPIPLKLKVILIGNRTLYYLLREADPEFDELFKVAADFEADMPRTPENEKLFARMVATLAARQELLPLHRSAVTRLIEHGARRAGGADRLSLQTRWISDLMAEAEHLATADGQTMTLVQHVDQALQAQRRRNERIPQRMQELISRGIVRIETEGAQIGQVNGLAVLSVGEMLSAHPVRITATARVGEGGVVDIERETELGGALHSKGVLILSSFLGARYSPAQPLALSASLVFEQSYGPVEGDSASLAELCALLSALSGVAIQQRFAVTGSVDQYGSVQAIGAVNEKIEGFFDVCLRRGLTGDQGVLIPSSNVQQLMLRSDLREAAAEGRFQVYAVSHVDEAIELLTGMPAGVQNEQGDFSDSAINGRVIDRLRQMLEARQQSTRPEERQPTGP